From Cloacibacillus sp.:
GGTGAGTTCTTTTAAGGCTGCGTAAAGAGGGGCGGTATTGTATAATATTTAATACAACGCTTACACCTGTATTGAAAGCAGCCGGTTTTAAAGGGATACAGCTTTGATCGAAAATTGGAACACGGAGGGGGCGGATTATTTGTACAGGCCGGATGAGGCGGACGTTGCCAAAAAGAAGTCCGAGAGTCTTTCAAACTATGTCTATGAGGCGATAAAAAAGAAGATAATCAACGGCGAGCTTGCCCCCGGTAACTCTCTCATGGACAGGGCTCTCGCCGCGGAGATGGGAGTCAGCCGCACGCCTATACGCGACGCGCTCAAGCGCCTCTCTCAGGAGGGCTGGGTGTTGTGGCGCGAACATAAGGGGATAGTAGTCTCCGAGGTAAATTCCGACGACGAATATCAGCTTTTTTTGCTGCGCGAGATGATCGAACCCTTCATTGTGCGAAAGATAATCACGACAAAGCGTCCTCAGGTGCTGGCGGGGCAGCTCGTGGTCATCGCCGACGAGATGGAGAGTGTGAAGGATAACCCCGTTGAATTTATGAAGAAGGATATGCAGTTCCACACGGCGATCATTGAATTTCTCGGCGTTACAAAGCTGGGGCCGCTGTGGGAAAAGATATGCGACGACATGACGCGTCTGGTCGTACAGTCTGTGCGTAAACGCCGCCCTCCCGACGAGATAATGGAGGAGCATAGGATACTGATAGAATCCTTCTGGCGGGCCGACCTTGAGACGGCGCTTGAGTGTATCGGCAGGCACTGCCGGCTTATAGTTGAGATATATCATAATGAAGCATAACTAGAGATATAAGTTAAAAATGCCAATATTTTGCATAGGGCTGCGGAGAGTTGCCTCTCCGCGGCCCTATGTATTTATATTTAGCATTTATCATATAAATAAAAATTTTTTTAATAAATATTGGTATTTTTTATAAAACAAATCACTTAGAAAA
This genomic window contains:
- a CDS encoding GntR family transcriptional regulator — protein: MYRPDEADVAKKKSESLSNYVYEAIKKKIINGELAPGNSLMDRALAAEMGVSRTPIRDALKRLSQEGWVLWREHKGIVVSEVNSDDEYQLFLLREMIEPFIVRKIITTKRPQVLAGQLVVIADEMESVKDNPVEFMKKDMQFHTAIIEFLGVTKLGPLWEKICDDMTRLVVQSVRKRRPPDEIMEEHRILIESFWRADLETALECIGRHCRLIVEIYHNEA